A stretch of the Capsicum annuum cultivar UCD-10X-F1 chromosome 10, UCD10Xv1.1, whole genome shotgun sequence genome encodes the following:
- the LOC107845727 gene encoding HVA22-like protein k isoform X1 → MDPEVGLRLLFSPLVSNIVVRTACCSCSVGVVLPVYSTFKAIEGRDENEQKKWLLYWAAYGSFSVVELCTDKFLHWFPLYYHMKFAFLVWLQLPTTDGARQMYMTHLRPVLLKHQARLDQVVGFFYGQTSKFVSMHQAEIQFVRALLMKTFVSANQFAMGFIHPQRGHVSGAIEGRRQQFDTSDSGDED, encoded by the exons ATGGATCCCGAG GTTGGATTGAGGCTACTCTTTTCTCCATTGGTTTCTAATATTGTTGTGCGGACAGCATG CTGCAGTTGTTCTGTGGGGGTTGTTTTACCTGTTTATTCCACATTTAAGGCAATTGAGGGAAGAGATGAAAATGAGCAGAAAAAGTGGCTACTATATTGGGCAG CTTATGGGTCTTTCAGTGTTGTTGAGTTGTGCACTGATAAGTTTCTCCACTG GTTTCCACTGTATTACCACATGAAGTTTGCATTTCTTGTTTGGCTTCAGCTCCCTACTACTGAT GGGGCGAGGCAAATGTATATGACTCATCTCCGTCCTGTCCTATTGAAGCATCAGGCCAGGCTGGACCAAGTAGTTGGATTTTTTTATGGTCAAACG TCCAAGTTTGTTAGCATGCATCAAGCTGAAATCCAGTTCGTGAGGGCACTTCTGATGAAGACTTTTGTATCAG CGAACCAGTTTGCTATGGGTTTTATTCACCCTCAGCGAGGGCATGTGAGTGGTGCAATTGAAGGACGAAGACAGCAATTTGACACTTCTGATTCTGGAGATGAAGATTGA
- the LOC107845727 gene encoding HVA22-like protein k isoform X2 translates to MDPEVGLRLLFSPLVSNIVVRTACCSVGVVLPVYSTFKAIEGRDENEQKKWLLYWAAYGSFSVVELCTDKFLHWFPLYYHMKFAFLVWLQLPTTDGARQMYMTHLRPVLLKHQARLDQVVGFFYGQTSKFVSMHQAEIQFVRALLMKTFVSANQFAMGFIHPQRGHVSGAIEGRRQQFDTSDSGDED, encoded by the exons ATGGATCCCGAG GTTGGATTGAGGCTACTCTTTTCTCCATTGGTTTCTAATATTGTTGTGCGGACAGCATG TTGTTCTGTGGGGGTTGTTTTACCTGTTTATTCCACATTTAAGGCAATTGAGGGAAGAGATGAAAATGAGCAGAAAAAGTGGCTACTATATTGGGCAG CTTATGGGTCTTTCAGTGTTGTTGAGTTGTGCACTGATAAGTTTCTCCACTG GTTTCCACTGTATTACCACATGAAGTTTGCATTTCTTGTTTGGCTTCAGCTCCCTACTACTGAT GGGGCGAGGCAAATGTATATGACTCATCTCCGTCCTGTCCTATTGAAGCATCAGGCCAGGCTGGACCAAGTAGTTGGATTTTTTTATGGTCAAACG TCCAAGTTTGTTAGCATGCATCAAGCTGAAATCCAGTTCGTGAGGGCACTTCTGATGAAGACTTTTGTATCAG CGAACCAGTTTGCTATGGGTTTTATTCACCCTCAGCGAGGGCATGTGAGTGGTGCAATTGAAGGACGAAGACAGCAATTTGACACTTCTGATTCTGGAGATGAAGATTGA